The following proteins come from a genomic window of Neptunomonas concharum:
- the bioF gene encoding 8-amino-7-oxononanoate synthase, giving the protein MSFDQLASELVSRKRADLYRERRVLESPQQPEVVVDGKAYLAFCSNDYLGLANHPDLIRAFQQAADEYGVGGGASHLVSGHSFHHHALEEELADFTGRPRALLFSNGYMANMGTVNALVGKQDAVFEDRLNHASLLDAGLLSGARFQRYLHNSPESLAQKLEKTEARRKLVVTDGVFSMDGDVADMPAICHTAKVNDAWVMVDDAHGFGCIGATGAGVAEHYGLSVDDLPVLMGTLGKAFGTSGAFVAGSETLIETLIQQARTYIYTTSMPPAVAAATRASLKLVIAEQWRRELLKSLIQRFRDGCQQLGLTLMDSPTPIQPILIGDSAKAMTMSAALREQGIFITAIRPPTVPQGSARLRVTLSAAHSEAQVDRLLDALERVK; this is encoded by the coding sequence ATGTCGTTTGATCAATTAGCATCTGAACTGGTGAGCCGTAAGCGGGCTGACCTTTATCGAGAGCGTCGGGTACTTGAGAGCCCTCAGCAGCCGGAGGTTGTGGTAGACGGTAAAGCCTATCTCGCTTTCTGTTCGAATGATTATTTAGGTCTAGCGAATCATCCAGACCTTATTCGTGCATTCCAGCAAGCCGCTGATGAATATGGCGTGGGGGGAGGGGCATCGCATTTAGTCAGTGGTCATAGCTTCCACCATCATGCGTTAGAAGAGGAGCTGGCGGATTTTACGGGACGCCCACGCGCTTTGCTGTTTTCTAACGGTTATATGGCCAATATGGGAACCGTCAATGCTTTAGTGGGCAAACAAGATGCTGTGTTTGAGGATCGCCTAAATCATGCGTCATTATTGGATGCGGGTCTCCTAAGCGGTGCTCGTTTCCAGCGTTACCTACATAATAGTCCCGAGAGTCTTGCGCAGAAACTGGAAAAAACAGAAGCTCGACGTAAGCTCGTCGTTACAGATGGCGTCTTCAGTATGGATGGCGATGTAGCGGATATGCCAGCTATCTGCCATACGGCGAAGGTGAACGATGCCTGGGTGATGGTAGATGATGCTCATGGTTTTGGGTGCATCGGAGCAACGGGAGCTGGAGTAGCGGAACACTATGGTCTGTCGGTGGATGATCTGCCCGTATTAATGGGTACATTGGGGAAGGCGTTTGGGACCTCCGGCGCTTTTGTTGCGGGCAGTGAGACATTGATCGAGACACTCATCCAACAAGCGCGTACCTATATCTATACGACCAGTATGCCGCCTGCCGTTGCAGCGGCCACCCGAGCCAGCTTGAAGTTAGTGATTGCTGAACAATGGCGTAGAGAGTTACTAAAATCGCTTATCCAGCGCTTTCGCGATGGCTGTCAGCAACTGGGCCTCACGTTGATGGATTCCCCCACACCCATTCAACCGATTCTCATTGGTGATTCTGCCAAAGCGATGACAATGAGTGCTGCCCTTCGGGAGCAAGGTATTTTTATTACAGCGATTCGGCCACCCACTGTTCCTCAAGGTAGCGCTCGTTTGCGAGTCACGCTCAGCGCGGCGCATTCCGAGGCGCAGGTTGATCGTTTATTGGATGCGTTGGAGCGAGTGAAATAG
- the bioH gene encoding pimeloyl-ACP methyl ester esterase BioH, with the protein MKVWFEQHGDSSLPDVVLLHGWGMNSHIWESLLPELTQYFFVTVIDIPGLGQSVDVADPMDLKSITQRIAEVVTAPAIWIGWSLGGVIAALIAQTYPEKVTHLVTVASNPCFVQRDGWSLGMATTTYTEFKSLIKAQGSKALTRFCLLQVQGDTYSKPILKRLKQILSGSEPTALLETLVLLEEDHRSTLQEINVPALHVLGKEDVLVPASLAGWLQSNCPVQRVCMVEHAGHLPFLSNPDQFMDELLDFAGAKSSHE; encoded by the coding sequence GTGAAAGTCTGGTTCGAACAGCACGGTGATTCCTCTTTGCCTGACGTAGTACTACTGCATGGCTGGGGTATGAACTCGCATATCTGGGAGAGCTTGCTGCCAGAACTCACTCAGTACTTTTTTGTAACCGTTATTGATATACCGGGCCTAGGGCAATCCGTTGATGTTGCAGACCCTATGGATTTAAAAAGCATCACTCAGCGTATTGCGGAGGTCGTCACTGCCCCTGCTATTTGGATAGGCTGGTCATTAGGCGGCGTTATAGCAGCATTAATAGCGCAAACCTACCCTGAAAAAGTCACTCATCTTGTCACGGTGGCGTCTAATCCTTGTTTTGTGCAAAGAGATGGTTGGTCTCTGGGTATGGCGACGACAACCTACACTGAGTTTAAGTCCCTGATAAAGGCTCAGGGCAGTAAAGCACTTACACGATTTTGCTTACTTCAAGTGCAAGGTGATACCTATTCAAAACCAATTTTAAAGCGACTAAAACAGATTTTGTCAGGATCTGAACCAACCGCGTTACTCGAAACCTTGGTGCTGTTAGAAGAGGATCATCGATCAACGCTTCAGGAGATTAATGTGCCTGCGTTGCATGTCTTGGGTAAAGAGGATGTGTTAGTACCGGCTTCTCTTGCCGGTTGGCTCCAATCTAACTGCCCAGTCCAACGGGTGTGTATGGTCGAACATGCGGGCCATCTGCCTTTTTTATCCAACCCAGACCAATTTATGGATGAGTTGCTGGACTTTGCAGGTGCGAAATCTAGCCATGAATAA
- the bioC gene encoding malonyl-ACP O-methyltransferase BioC, with product MNKLINKQQVAESFSKAATTYDSVAALQRDIGKALLQRIPMCSPLKVMDLGCGTGYFTDKLSQRFANATLTGLDIAPGMLAYARAHRGLTDVSWVCADAEQLPAHLENYDLIFSSLAIQWCEDITALFASIHRALANNGVAFIATLGPDTLKELRRAWSEVDDYQHVNRFLPAETLLQALPQGLEAEHVSTEIKVLHYQQLKELTQELKGLGAHNMNAGRAKGLTGPARVKAFRSAYEKQRLPQGTLPATYEVYYLKLRKTHG from the coding sequence ATGAATAAGCTGATTAACAAACAGCAGGTCGCTGAATCCTTCAGTAAGGCTGCCACAACGTACGATAGTGTAGCTGCTTTACAACGAGACATAGGAAAAGCACTCCTACAACGTATCCCTATGTGTAGCCCGTTAAAAGTGATGGATTTGGGGTGTGGGACGGGATATTTTACCGACAAGCTCAGCCAGCGGTTTGCCAATGCCACGTTAACAGGGTTAGACATAGCGCCCGGAATGCTAGCTTATGCCCGAGCACATCGAGGTTTGACCGATGTAAGCTGGGTTTGTGCTGATGCAGAGCAGCTACCTGCTCATCTAGAAAACTATGATCTCATCTTCTCTAGTTTGGCTATACAGTGGTGTGAAGATATTACGGCGCTATTTGCATCGATTCATCGTGCTCTAGCCAATAATGGTGTCGCCTTTATTGCGACGTTGGGGCCGGATACCCTCAAAGAGTTGCGCCGGGCTTGGTCGGAGGTAGATGATTACCAACACGTTAATCGCTTCCTGCCTGCTGAAACACTTTTGCAGGCCTTACCTCAGGGTTTGGAAGCTGAGCATGTTTCAACTGAAATAAAAGTCCTGCATTACCAACAACTCAAGGAGCTCACTCAAGAGCTAAAAGGGTTGGGGGCACATAATATGAATGCGGGTCGGGCAAAAGGGCTCACGGGGCCAGCCAGAGTTAAAGCGTTCCGTTCCGCCTATGAAAAGCAGCGGCTACCTCAGGGGACGCTACCTGCAACGTATGAAGTCTATTATTTAAAGCTTAGGAAAACCCATGGCTAA
- the bioD gene encoding dethiobiotin synthase, with protein sequence MAKKQFFVAGTDTDAGKTIVTAGLLEKANQQGLKTIALKPVAAGCEPTENGLRNSDALLLQQTASVPISYDEVNPFALEPPIAPHIAAAQIDKRLSADRIAAFCRGAMFYPADFLLIEGAGGWRVPLNNQETYANVPKILDMPVILVIGMKLGCINHALLTAEAIKRDGLQIAGWVANLVDPEMACYEENLATLKGAFQVPLLGVVPFLSDVSPASVAEFLKIDALVE encoded by the coding sequence ATGGCTAAAAAGCAGTTTTTTGTTGCAGGCACAGATACGGATGCAGGTAAAACGATTGTTACCGCTGGGCTGTTAGAGAAGGCAAATCAGCAAGGGCTAAAAACCATTGCTTTAAAACCGGTAGCAGCCGGATGTGAACCAACGGAAAATGGCCTTCGCAATAGCGATGCACTGTTATTGCAGCAAACGGCTAGTGTCCCGATTAGTTATGATGAGGTGAATCCGTTTGCATTGGAGCCACCTATTGCGCCGCATATTGCAGCGGCCCAGATAGATAAGCGATTATCGGCAGATCGTATAGCCGCTTTTTGCCGAGGTGCGATGTTTTATCCTGCTGATTTTCTATTGATTGAAGGTGCAGGAGGCTGGAGGGTACCTTTAAATAACCAAGAAACCTATGCCAATGTGCCAAAAATACTGGATATGCCTGTGATTTTGGTTATCGGTATGAAGTTAGGTTGTATCAACCATGCGCTTTTAACGGCTGAGGCGATCAAGCGTGATGGATTACAGATAGCGGGCTGGGTAGCGAATTTGGTTGACCCTGAAATGGCGTGCTATGAAGAAAACTTAGCGACGTTAAAAGGAGCTTTTCAGGTTCCTTTGCTTGGTGTGGTTCCTTTTTTATCGGATGTGTCTCCCGCATCTGTAGCAGAATTCCTGAAGATTGACGCTTTAGTTGAATAA
- a CDS encoding putative metalloprotease CJM1_0395 family protein, with protein MIISNYSSLQTRSTLDSSSAARPVDATRKADLDASTSPVASQLNSDGQSKNDASLRSSVVSESSLVSNDASEKQRLQEEQLITRQLAERDREVKNHERIHASVGGVHASAPSFSYERGPDGQLYAVDGEVRIDTSPVPDDPQATLEKAETIIRAALSVPEPSTQDRRVAADARAMAAEARAEIAKAEQAKQQEEGSQTTIEEETEETKERTNQDDTTDKKSPFELSAEKHEADKAATQSLQAFNDRLNEIQKTLRKINLKLVEAGAFEKLFPEGSIIDKNV; from the coding sequence GTGATTATTAGCAATTACTCATCACTACAGACGCGTTCAACGCTAGATAGCTCATCGGCAGCTAGGCCTGTAGACGCTACTCGAAAGGCAGATCTCGATGCTTCGACTTCCCCTGTAGCTAGCCAATTGAATTCAGATGGTCAGTCAAAAAATGATGCCTCTCTGAGGTCTTCCGTAGTATCTGAGTCTAGCCTTGTGAGTAACGATGCGAGTGAAAAGCAGCGCCTGCAAGAGGAGCAGCTGATCACCCGACAATTAGCTGAGCGTGATCGGGAAGTTAAGAATCACGAGCGGATTCATGCCTCTGTCGGTGGCGTACACGCATCAGCTCCCTCATTTTCTTATGAACGAGGTCCTGACGGTCAGCTCTATGCGGTTGATGGTGAGGTACGGATTGACACCTCTCCCGTCCCTGATGATCCGCAAGCAACGTTAGAGAAGGCCGAAACTATCATACGTGCTGCTTTATCTGTACCAGAGCCTTCTACTCAGGATAGAAGGGTTGCTGCGGATGCACGTGCAATGGCTGCTGAGGCGAGAGCAGAAATAGCCAAGGCTGAGCAGGCGAAGCAACAAGAGGAAGGCTCGCAAACGACAATAGAGGAAGAAACTGAGGAAACAAAAGAACGTACAAATCAAGATGACACTACCGATAAAAAGTCACCTTTTGAATTAAGTGCTGAAAAACATGAAGCAGACAAAGCTGCTACGCAAAGCCTGCAAGCTTTTAACGACCGCCTTAATGAGATTCAGAAAACCCTGCGTAAGATCAATTTGAAGTTGGTAGAGGCGGGTGCCTTTGAAAAGTTGTTTCCTGAAGGTTCGATCATCGATAAAAACGTCTGA
- a CDS encoding helix-turn-helix transcriptional regulator, whose protein sequence is MIHKDLDMVTRNPMTPTLLEKLDVFQRLSSSKATLEHQRPLSEGLGMAIWSNKEDNTSYHAPYHHTLSCYIGGGYDTVRVDGSQRKTGGAPGRICLMPAQHQSYWEVGGELRFIHLYFDDAQLQRISESVFDKSFCSNLPDLTFSQDPWIATFCQQLIRPLQRNEQNDSLFLSSAADILLTHLISNYAGLPSLPTNRGGLSPTIQKRLIAYIHAHPSSPITISDLAEQADLSSYHFARMFKHSFGVSPHQYVTEQRLQRAYQQITKDDLDLQSIALENGFFDQSHFNRRFKQRFQMTPRECRGVAKA, encoded by the coding sequence ATGATTCATAAAGATCTAGACATGGTAACCCGAAATCCTATGACCCCAACCCTCTTAGAAAAACTCGATGTTTTTCAGCGCCTAAGCTCCTCAAAAGCAACATTGGAGCACCAACGCCCATTATCCGAAGGGTTAGGTATGGCGATATGGTCAAACAAAGAGGATAACACCAGCTATCATGCGCCCTATCATCACACGCTTAGTTGTTATATAGGTGGGGGATACGACACAGTTAGAGTCGATGGATCACAGAGGAAAACCGGAGGAGCGCCTGGAAGAATCTGCCTGATGCCTGCACAGCATCAATCCTATTGGGAGGTTGGCGGCGAGCTACGCTTCATTCATCTCTATTTCGATGATGCTCAGTTACAACGTATTAGCGAAAGCGTCTTTGATAAAAGCTTTTGCAGCAATCTGCCAGATCTAACATTTTCCCAAGATCCGTGGATAGCGACTTTTTGTCAGCAGCTTATTCGCCCTCTTCAGCGCAATGAGCAAAACGACAGCCTATTTTTAAGTAGTGCAGCCGACATTTTGCTTACACACCTGATATCAAACTATGCAGGATTGCCCTCGCTACCTACCAATCGTGGCGGCTTATCTCCTACAATACAAAAGCGTCTAATCGCTTATATCCACGCCCATCCCTCCTCCCCGATCACTATTAGTGATCTTGCGGAGCAAGCCGATTTAAGCAGCTACCACTTTGCTCGGATGTTTAAACATAGCTTTGGCGTCAGCCCCCATCAATATGTTACCGAGCAGCGCTTACAACGAGCGTATCAACAGATAACAAAGGACGATTTAGATTTGCAGAGCATTGCATTAGAGAATGGTTTCTTTGACCAAAGCCATTTTAATCGGCGCTTTAAACAAAGGTTCCAAATGACTCCTCGTGAGTGTCGAGGTGTAGCGAAGGCTTAA
- a CDS encoding DMT family transporter — protein sequence MFNFVLYAATVLIWGTTWIAIKMQLGNAPIEMSILLRFVLAGCVLFVMLTLVRKLQKLSLQDHLFCIAQGACLFCFNFYAFYTATGFISSGLTAVVFSLATVFNSVNGWVWYKKRPTRRVVIGGLLGGCGVALMFWPELQLNQFDRSLLIGVGLATLGTFLFSSGNMISVRHQNKGLRPPTTNAWSMLYGVLIMLAIIQAQNIPFVLDTRPIYLASLIYLAIPGTVIAFTTYLLLVGRIGAEQAAYTTVLFPVVALTVSTFVEDYHWTLATVIGFTLVLLGNLTIFAKRPNFDRLLRLQKI from the coding sequence ATGTTCAATTTTGTTCTTTACGCAGCCACCGTTTTAATTTGGGGCACAACCTGGATCGCAATCAAGATGCAACTAGGCAATGCACCGATCGAAATGTCCATCCTGCTTCGCTTCGTATTAGCCGGTTGTGTCTTGTTTGTTATGCTCACGTTGGTGCGTAAGCTACAAAAGTTAAGCTTACAAGATCACCTGTTTTGTATAGCACAGGGAGCCTGCCTTTTTTGCTTTAATTTTTACGCGTTTTACACGGCTACAGGCTTTATAAGTAGCGGCTTAACCGCTGTTGTTTTCTCATTGGCGACGGTTTTTAATAGTGTTAACGGGTGGGTTTGGTACAAAAAAAGGCCGACACGCCGCGTTGTCATAGGCGGATTATTAGGTGGGTGCGGTGTCGCACTTATGTTCTGGCCTGAGCTGCAACTCAATCAGTTTGATCGTTCACTGTTAATTGGTGTTGGATTGGCAACATTGGGAACCTTCCTGTTCTCATCAGGCAATATGATTTCAGTCAGACATCAAAATAAAGGGCTAAGGCCGCCAACCACCAATGCATGGAGTATGTTGTATGGTGTGCTGATTATGCTGGCGATTATTCAAGCCCAGAATATCCCCTTTGTATTAGATACACGCCCGATCTATTTGGCTTCATTAATCTACTTGGCGATTCCAGGTACCGTGATTGCGTTTACAACCTATCTGCTGCTGGTGGGAAGGATCGGGGCGGAGCAAGCTGCATATACCACGGTACTGTTTCCAGTGGTGGCGTTAACCGTATCGACCTTTGTGGAGGATTATCATTGGACGTTAGCCACGGTGATTGGTTTTACCTTGGTGCTGTTGGGTAATTTAACTATCTTTGCAAAGCGTCCAAACTTTGATCGTTTACTGAGGTTGCAAAAAATTTAG
- a CDS encoding alpha/beta fold hydrolase — protein MKLHHQIYGSGSPLIILHGLFGTLENWGSQIKTLAESYQVIAVDLRNHGRSPHTDVMDYNAMANDVIELLDDLSLTDVNIMGHSMGGKVAMQIALNHPERLRKLIIVDISPVVYQAHHDDVFKGLFSIDLNHIKSRTEADHTLAEQVSDPSVRAFLLKNLYRDEHKIFNWRMNLPTLAQTYANLSQAPHGVPFTGETLFIKGANSDYILPDHRELILGLFPLATYKLIEGAGHWPHAEKPSIFTKLVLNFLQPQ, from the coding sequence ATGAAATTACATCATCAGATATATGGCAGCGGATCCCCGCTCATCATTCTCCACGGCTTATTCGGCACCTTAGAAAACTGGGGCTCCCAGATTAAAACCTTGGCAGAGTCCTATCAGGTTATCGCCGTTGACTTAAGAAATCATGGCCGCAGTCCTCATACGGATGTCATGGATTACAATGCCATGGCGAATGATGTCATCGAATTACTCGATGACCTAAGCCTGACAGATGTGAATATCATGGGGCACTCGATGGGAGGTAAAGTCGCGATGCAAATTGCTCTGAACCACCCAGAACGCCTTCGTAAGCTGATTATTGTTGATATATCACCTGTGGTTTATCAAGCCCACCATGATGACGTTTTTAAGGGACTTTTTTCCATCGACCTTAACCACATTAAATCACGCACTGAAGCTGATCACACATTAGCAGAGCAGGTTAGCGACCCCTCTGTACGCGCCTTCTTACTGAAGAATCTATACCGTGATGAACATAAGATCTTTAACTGGCGCATGAACCTTCCCACGCTTGCGCAGACATACGCTAACTTAAGCCAAGCGCCTCATGGGGTCCCTTTTACCGGTGAAACACTGTTTATTAAAGGTGCTAACTCTGATTATATTTTACCTGACCACAGAGAGCTGATCTTGGGTCTTTTCCCTTTGGCAACCTATAAACTCATTGAAGGCGCAGGGCACTGGCCTCACGCCGAAAAACCAAGCATCTTCACAAAACTGGTGCTAAATTTTTTGCAACCTCAGTAA
- a CDS encoding FKBP-type peptidyl-prolyl cis-trans isomerase codes for MSEKKFETLEQHASYGIGRQMGDQLAQNGFDGIDLDAVAAGLSDSYLGKELAVPVADIQAAFNEINRRIQEAREAEAKAAGAQGEAFLAENAKREGVVVLESGLQYEIIEAGDADSEKPSASSKVRTHYHGTFIDGKVFDSSYDRGQPAEFPVGGVIAGWTEALQLMNKGAKWRLTIPYQLAYGAQGSPGGIPPYSTLVFDVELLDIL; via the coding sequence ATGTCTGAAAAGAAATTTGAAACACTAGAGCAACACGCAAGTTATGGTATTGGCCGCCAGATGGGCGATCAGTTAGCGCAAAACGGGTTCGACGGTATCGACTTAGATGCTGTGGCCGCAGGCCTATCTGACTCTTATTTAGGGAAAGAACTAGCCGTGCCTGTTGCTGATATTCAAGCAGCTTTCAATGAAATCAACCGCCGCATCCAAGAAGCACGTGAAGCTGAAGCAAAAGCTGCTGGCGCTCAAGGCGAGGCGTTCCTTGCAGAGAACGCAAAACGCGAAGGGGTTGTGGTACTGGAATCAGGCCTACAATACGAAATCATTGAAGCCGGCGATGCCGATAGCGAAAAGCCAAGCGCTTCATCAAAAGTGCGCACTCACTACCATGGCACCTTTATTGACGGTAAAGTCTTCGATAGCTCTTATGATCGTGGTCAACCGGCTGAGTTTCCTGTGGGCGGCGTCATTGCTGGCTGGACAGAAGCGTTGCAGCTGATGAACAAAGGTGCCAAATGGCGCCTGACTATTCCCTACCAACTGGCTTACGGTGCTCAGGGTTCACCAGGCGGCATTCCTCCTTATTCAACACTGGTCTTTGATGTAGAGTTGCTGGATATCCTGTAA
- a CDS encoding M23 family metallopeptidase produces MFKVRHLLIVASLFFSAQALALPEESRTPGGVALIPLQGIDADRLPNAWYKSHRVMVVPTEDTRFAGTAKWLAVVGIPLKADSGEPQLMVANGKEFPFQIEGKEYKAQYLTVKNKKHVDPDPEQVARWRKESVEMASAFKNWQEPNKMVTNFILPADGPFSSPFGLKRFFNKKPRNPHSGLDIAAPLGAPIIAAADGVVSAVGDYFFNGKTVILDHGHGLTTMYCHMSDIDVKLGDQLKQGELLGKIGKTGRVTGPHLHWGVSLNNTRVDPLLFIEEKKP; encoded by the coding sequence ATGTTTAAAGTTAGACACCTGCTTATAGTTGCATCTCTATTTTTTAGTGCACAAGCGCTTGCCTTACCCGAAGAATCTAGGACACCCGGTGGTGTAGCCCTGATCCCCTTACAAGGTATTGATGCTGACCGTCTGCCTAATGCTTGGTATAAAAGTCACCGCGTAATGGTTGTCCCTACTGAGGATACCCGTTTTGCAGGTACGGCAAAGTGGTTAGCGGTTGTCGGTATCCCACTCAAGGCTGATTCAGGAGAACCGCAACTCATGGTTGCCAATGGGAAAGAGTTCCCTTTCCAAATTGAAGGCAAAGAGTACAAAGCCCAATATCTGACGGTAAAGAATAAGAAGCACGTTGACCCTGATCCTGAGCAAGTTGCCCGTTGGCGTAAAGAGAGCGTAGAGATGGCAAGCGCTTTCAAAAACTGGCAAGAACCCAACAAAATGGTAACGAATTTCATCCTTCCCGCAGATGGGCCTTTTAGCAGCCCGTTTGGGCTTAAGCGTTTTTTCAATAAGAAACCACGCAACCCTCATAGCGGTTTAGATATTGCCGCACCACTTGGCGCACCTATCATTGCGGCGGCGGATGGTGTCGTCTCCGCCGTTGGTGATTACTTTTTCAATGGTAAGACCGTCATACTCGATCATGGTCATGGGCTAACCACTATGTACTGCCATATGAGCGATATCGATGTAAAACTGGGGGATCAGCTAAAACAAGGCGAGCTACTTGGCAAGATCGGAAAAACCGGTAGAGTCACGGGGCCTCACCTTCATTGGGGGGTGAGCTTAAACAACACGCGTGTGGATCCTCTATTATTCATTGAAGAGAAAAAGCCTTAG
- the xseA gene encoding exodeoxyribonuclease VII large subunit, whose translation MNQTQLNKRHALSVSELNAQARSLLESSFLQVRVQGELSNISRPSSGHWYFTLKDQKAQVRCAMFRNRNLHVRFSPKEGDQVILTAKVSLYEGRGDFQLIGEMLEADGEGQLQQAFEQLKAKLDAEGLFQLSQKKPIPKHPKHLGIITSPTGAAIHDVLTVLKRRFPGLKVTLYPSAVQGEDAPRQLLSALNLALKHDQADLIIIGRGGGSLEDLWPFNNEALARAIYHCPTPIISAVGHEVDFTIVDLVADLRAPTPSAAAELISPDQEQLALQLDRLQRRLEQLVCAAIEHRATRLTHLRKQLRHPGERLKEQARQLNHSQQRLYQALQKHVIALKHRHEIAQQKLLRYHPQQLFEQKQKQAVRLDERLHGAIRKVTERQSQVLREKVVRLNAVNPLSTLERGYAIVSNAQQQVITDASDLKAGESVTTRLRHGSMTSRVETIQPEIYDV comes from the coding sequence ATGAATCAAACACAGCTAAACAAGCGCCATGCCCTTAGTGTCTCGGAACTAAACGCCCAAGCACGTTCGTTACTTGAATCCTCCTTTCTACAGGTTCGCGTTCAGGGAGAACTCTCTAATATATCGAGACCATCATCAGGGCACTGGTACTTTACACTCAAAGACCAGAAAGCCCAGGTACGGTGTGCTATGTTTCGCAACCGCAACCTACACGTCCGCTTCTCTCCTAAAGAGGGGGACCAAGTCATACTGACAGCGAAGGTCAGCCTGTACGAAGGGCGAGGCGATTTTCAACTGATCGGCGAGATGCTAGAAGCCGACGGCGAAGGACAGCTACAACAAGCCTTTGAACAGCTAAAAGCGAAGTTAGATGCTGAAGGCTTGTTTCAGCTTAGTCAGAAAAAGCCCATTCCTAAGCACCCCAAACATTTAGGTATTATTACATCACCTACCGGGGCGGCTATCCATGACGTGCTGACCGTTCTAAAACGGCGTTTTCCTGGCCTTAAGGTGACACTTTACCCCTCTGCCGTTCAGGGTGAAGATGCTCCTAGACAATTACTATCTGCCCTAAATCTTGCACTAAAACACGATCAAGCTGATTTAATCATTATCGGGCGCGGTGGCGGCTCACTGGAAGATCTCTGGCCTTTCAATAATGAGGCTTTGGCAAGGGCAATCTATCACTGCCCAACTCCCATTATCAGTGCCGTCGGGCATGAGGTTGATTTTACCATAGTAGACTTAGTTGCAGATTTACGCGCACCTACCCCGTCCGCGGCTGCAGAGTTAATTAGCCCTGATCAGGAGCAGCTGGCTCTACAGCTTGATAGACTCCAACGGCGCTTAGAGCAACTGGTATGTGCAGCTATTGAGCACCGAGCCACACGCTTAACTCACCTAAGAAAACAGCTACGCCATCCCGGCGAGCGCTTAAAGGAGCAAGCTCGACAGCTCAACCATAGCCAGCAACGCCTGTACCAAGCCCTACAAAAGCATGTCATTGCGCTGAAACACCGCCATGAAATAGCTCAGCAAAAGCTATTGCGATACCACCCGCAACAGCTTTTTGAACAGAAGCAAAAACAAGCGGTCAGATTAGATGAACGCCTGCATGGCGCAATACGCAAAGTCACAGAGCGACAGTCTCAAGTATTAAGAGAGAAAGTCGTGCGCCTAAATGCTGTTAATCCGCTTTCAACGTTAGAACGTGGCTATGCCATCGTGAGCAATGCGCAGCAGCAAGTGATTACAGATGCCAGCGATCTGAAAGCTGGGGAATCAGTGACCACCCGCTTGCGCCATGGCAGTATGACTAGCCGTGTAGAAACCATTCAACCTGAGATATATGATGTTTAA